The following are encoded together in the Candidatus Hinthialibacter antarcticus genome:
- a CDS encoding TIGR00282 family metallophosphoesterase translates to MSADDNGNALNILFIGDVFGRPGREVLARRLPQLRSQHGVHLCIANGENSAGGKGLTYDVAQQFYDSGVDAITLGNHSWDNRSIFSFIDHDKRIVRPANYPEGTPGRGATVVKASDGTPVVIAQFLCRLFMNPINCPFHAADEVYDQYGSHKVFFMDLHGESTSEKIAMAWRMDGRYSAIVGTHTHVQTADERILPNGTAFITDAGMTGSHDSVIGMDIDTAVTSFVSGIRQPFRIAKDNVKIMGVLVKVNKETGCAIKIERIQTNGALPDTEHA, encoded by the coding sequence GTGAGTGCAGATGATAACGGGAATGCCCTGAATATTCTGTTTATTGGAGACGTATTTGGCCGGCCGGGGCGCGAAGTCCTGGCCCGCCGATTGCCTCAATTACGGTCGCAGCACGGCGTCCATTTGTGTATCGCCAACGGAGAAAATTCCGCTGGAGGCAAAGGGCTGACCTACGACGTCGCGCAGCAATTTTACGATAGCGGCGTGGACGCGATCACCCTGGGCAACCACTCGTGGGACAACCGCTCGATCTTTTCGTTCATCGACCATGACAAGCGCATCGTGCGGCCCGCCAATTACCCGGAGGGAACGCCCGGGCGCGGCGCGACGGTGGTGAAAGCTTCCGACGGAACGCCGGTAGTGATTGCGCAGTTTTTGTGCCGCTTGTTTATGAACCCCATCAATTGTCCGTTTCACGCCGCCGATGAAGTGTACGATCAATATGGTTCGCACAAAGTATTTTTTATGGATCTGCACGGCGAATCGACCTCCGAGAAAATCGCGATGGCGTGGCGCATGGACGGACGCTATAGCGCCATCGTCGGCACGCATACCCACGTACAAACCGCCGATGAACGCATTCTGCCCAACGGCACCGCTTTCATCACCGATGCGGGCATGACCGGTTCGCATGATTCGGTTATTGGTATGGACATCGACACGGCGGTGACCAGTTTTGTGTCCGGTATCCGCCAACCGTTTCGTATCGCCAAAGATAATGTGAAAATCATGGGCGTTCTGGTCAAAGTGAATAAAGAAACCGGGTGCGCCATTAAGATCGAGCGCATTCAAACCAACGGCGCACTGCCCGACACGGAGCACGCCTGA
- the rny gene encoding ribonuclease Y: MEYILAVVGLLVGLIIGFVLNKSMIAKEIGSLEQLGARIREEAQKEAATIRQEAAFEAKEQMLRDKTRMEEEERKRTKELNEIEKKLDRRETQVEERSGQIEKREKETQELSVRLEKKDKDLEKKETELDQLIHEERTHLERISGLTSEQAKDLLLKSLESDVRRDAARIIKEILDDAKANASREAARIVVETMQRGCTEVVNETTVSTVALPSDEIKGRIIGREGRNIRAFETITGVNLIIDDTPDTVVMSAFDPIRREAARQTLEKLIADGRIHPGRIEEVYEKVMKDMEEDMREAAERVLFDLGILDMNPEIVKVLGRLKYRYSYGQNQLYHARECAFMATALAEELGLNTEIAKRGALLHDLGKAVDFERDGTHASIGADICRKFGERPEVVNAVAAHHEDVEFETAEAILVLVADSISAARPGARRETIDHYVKRLEKLESIVTSFTGVEKCFAIQAGREVRVVALPDEIDDQGSVKMAYDISKKIEDEMDYPGHIKVTVIRETRSVAYAR, encoded by the coding sequence ATGGAATATATTCTTGCTGTAGTGGGGCTGCTAGTCGGTTTGATTATCGGCTTCGTTCTGAATAAATCGATGATCGCCAAAGAAATTGGCAGTCTGGAACAATTGGGGGCCCGTATCCGGGAAGAAGCGCAAAAAGAAGCGGCGACGATCCGTCAGGAAGCTGCGTTTGAAGCCAAAGAGCAGATGCTTCGCGACAAGACCCGCATGGAAGAAGAAGAACGCAAACGCACGAAAGAACTCAACGAGATTGAGAAAAAACTTGACCGTCGTGAAACGCAAGTCGAAGAACGCAGCGGTCAAATTGAAAAACGCGAAAAAGAAACACAGGAACTCTCCGTTCGTTTAGAAAAGAAAGATAAAGACCTCGAAAAGAAAGAAACTGAACTCGATCAACTCATCCATGAAGAACGCACCCACTTGGAGCGCATTTCAGGATTGACCTCAGAACAAGCCAAAGACTTGCTGTTGAAATCACTGGAGTCGGACGTTCGCCGCGACGCGGCGCGCATCATCAAAGAGATTCTTGATGACGCCAAAGCCAATGCGTCGCGCGAGGCGGCCCGGATTGTTGTCGAAACCATGCAGCGCGGCTGCACCGAAGTGGTCAACGAAACCACCGTATCAACCGTCGCGCTGCCGTCAGACGAAATCAAAGGCCGCATCATTGGCCGTGAAGGACGCAATATCCGCGCCTTTGAAACCATCACCGGCGTGAACCTGATTATCGACGATACGCCCGACACCGTGGTCATGTCGGCTTTTGACCCCATCCGCCGCGAAGCCGCCCGCCAGACGCTGGAAAAACTCATCGCCGACGGACGCATCCACCCGGGCCGCATCGAAGAAGTCTACGAAAAAGTCATGAAAGATATGGAAGAAGACATGCGCGAAGCCGCAGAGCGCGTTCTCTTTGACTTAGGCATTCTCGATATGAACCCAGAAATCGTGAAAGTGCTAGGACGCCTGAAATACCGCTATTCATACGGACAAAACCAACTCTATCACGCCCGCGAATGCGCCTTTATGGCGACGGCGCTGGCAGAGGAACTCGGCCTCAATACCGAAATCGCCAAGCGCGGCGCGTTGCTGCACGATTTGGGCAAGGCGGTCGACTTTGAACGCGACGGCACTCACGCCTCGATTGGCGCGGACATCTGCCGCAAATTCGGCGAACGGCCTGAAGTCGTGAACGCGGTCGCGGCCCACCACGAAGACGTGGAGTTTGAAACCGCTGAAGCGATCCTCGTCCTGGTTGCTGACTCGATTTCCGCCGCGCGCCCCGGCGCCCGCCGCGAAACCATCGACCATTACGTCAAGCGCTTAGAAAAACTCGAAAGCATCGTTACCTCATTCACCGGCGTGGAAAAATGCTTCGCGATTCAAGCCGGACGCGAAGTGCGCGTTGTTGCGCTGCCGGATGAAATTGACGACCAGGGTTCGGTCAAAATGGCGTATGACATTTCTAAGAAAATCGAAGATGAAATGGATTATCCGGGCCACATTAAAGTGACGGTGATTCGTGAAACGCGCTCGGTGGCCTATGCACGTTAG
- a CDS encoding NAD(P)H-hydrate dehydratase codes for MVFAPYPLRIVTGRAMAEIDRISIEDRGVPGQQLMNRAGESVARRILASVPTSQLFDSAILCGRGNNGGDGFVISRILHKEGYSPQVALLASGAALKGDAQKEYQRALECGVCVYECETEADLDAFLETACRAQVWVDALLGTGASGAPRGLFAKAVQAMNARAKHCWVAAVDVCSGVDADSGAVAGDAVYADAVYTMGLPKVGHVLPPGLNYYQSLEVLDIGFPLDLMQAAESCAELLQPRQIDDWLLQPGRSSHKGSKGHVLTIAGSRGMTGAALLCARAAVKMGAGLVTAACPASLLPLYANGVWEMMTLPVDETASGAFSQTAFDQIDFARFDAVVIGPGLGRDESTQALVKRACREIKQPLLIDGDGLFALSLSDLQARAAPWVITPHPGEAARLLECSTADVQTDRWGAAQKLAVGNGVVALKGPKTLVAKAGEPHLVNPTGNPAMASGGMGDTLAGMIGALLANGLAPQNAAACGAYLHGLAADIIVEESGAESLAAGEISNALPAALAAVRNSCKQRAMICA; via the coding sequence ATGGTATTTGCCCCGTATCCGTTACGCATTGTGACTGGCCGCGCGATGGCTGAGATTGATCGTATCTCAATCGAAGATCGCGGTGTGCCCGGTCAACAATTAATGAACCGCGCGGGGGAAAGCGTCGCCCGCCGCATTCTTGCGTCTGTTCCTACCAGCCAATTATTCGACTCTGCCATTTTGTGCGGACGCGGCAACAACGGCGGCGATGGGTTCGTCATTTCCCGAATTTTACATAAAGAAGGCTATTCGCCTCAAGTTGCGCTATTGGCAAGCGGCGCCGCTCTCAAGGGCGACGCCCAAAAAGAATATCAACGCGCCCTCGAATGCGGTGTTTGCGTTTATGAGTGTGAAACTGAGGCCGATTTAGACGCATTTCTTGAGACGGCCTGTCGCGCTCAAGTCTGGGTGGACGCCCTGCTTGGTACGGGGGCGTCTGGCGCGCCGCGCGGCTTGTTCGCCAAGGCGGTGCAGGCGATGAATGCGCGGGCGAAGCACTGTTGGGTCGCCGCCGTTGATGTGTGTTCCGGTGTGGACGCCGACAGCGGCGCGGTCGCAGGCGACGCCGTATACGCTGACGCGGTCTACACCATGGGCTTGCCCAAGGTGGGGCATGTCTTGCCGCCGGGGCTGAATTATTATCAATCGCTCGAAGTTCTCGATATCGGTTTTCCGCTTGATTTGATGCAAGCCGCTGAATCTTGCGCGGAGTTGCTGCAACCTCGCCAAATTGATGATTGGCTGCTGCAACCGGGGCGTTCGTCTCATAAAGGCTCTAAAGGCCATGTGTTGACCATCGCGGGTTCGCGCGGCATGACTGGCGCGGCGCTGTTGTGCGCCAGGGCGGCGGTCAAAATGGGCGCGGGGCTGGTGACGGCTGCGTGTCCGGCGTCTTTGCTGCCGCTGTATGCAAACGGCGTTTGGGAAATGATGACTTTGCCAGTGGATGAAACCGCCAGCGGCGCGTTTTCGCAGACGGCGTTCGATCAAATTGACTTTGCCCGCTTTGATGCGGTGGTGATTGGCCCTGGATTGGGACGCGACGAAAGTACGCAAGCGTTGGTGAAACGGGCGTGTCGAGAAATCAAGCAACCGTTGTTGATCGACGGCGACGGGCTGTTCGCTCTTTCGTTGAGTGATCTCCAGGCGCGGGCTGCGCCCTGGGTGATTACGCCGCATCCCGGCGAAGCGGCGCGGCTGTTGGAGTGTTCCACTGCGGATGTACAAACCGACCGTTGGGGCGCTGCACAGAAACTCGCTGTCGGCAATGGGGTGGTCGCGCTCAAAGGCCCCAAGACGCTTGTCGCAAAGGCGGGCGAGCCGCATTTGGTGAATCCCACCGGCAATCCCGCGATGGCGTCGGGCGGCATGGGCGACACTCTCGCGGGCATGATCGGCGCTTTGTTAGCGAATGGACTGGCGCCTCAAAATGCTGCGGCCTGCGGCGCTTACCTGCATGGGTTGGCAGCGGACATTATCGTTGAAGAATCCGGCGCGGAGTCATTGGCGGCGGGCGAAATTTCCAATGCGCTCCCTGCTGCGTTAGCGGCGGTGCGCAATTCTTGTAAACAACGCGCAATGATTTGCGCGTGA
- the yqeK gene encoding bis(5'-nucleosyl)-tetraphosphatase (symmetrical) YqeK has protein sequence MIDLLPSDAVAHLKTCISEKRYEHCLGVMETAFDLADAWGQFKIDRTHLAWAALFHDCAKELNKEQRAALPTNGRVVYGKELMRLPTLAHAPHGALMMKNTFNIGDYGVLMAVAYHPTGHPNLTPLGWIVYLSDYLEPGRSYFDFREDYLETTRKDPLAGLRLVSDSKIKSVQDKGRLVHPIAYEVKTYLDSLQKL, from the coding sequence GTGATTGATTTATTACCGTCTGACGCCGTCGCCCATCTCAAAACGTGTATTTCTGAAAAGCGCTATGAGCATTGCCTTGGCGTGATGGAAACCGCGTTTGACCTGGCGGACGCATGGGGCCAATTTAAGATTGACCGTACGCATTTGGCCTGGGCGGCGCTCTTTCACGATTGCGCCAAAGAACTCAACAAAGAACAGCGGGCGGCCCTGCCCACCAACGGACGGGTGGTCTACGGCAAGGAATTGATGCGCTTGCCGACTTTAGCCCATGCGCCGCATGGCGCCCTGATGATGAAAAATACATTTAATATTGGCGACTATGGCGTCTTGATGGCAGTGGCCTATCATCCAACCGGACACCCCAATTTGACCCCGCTGGGTTGGATCGTGTATCTGTCGGATTATCTGGAACCGGGGCGCTCGTATTTTGATTTTCGCGAAGACTATTTAGAAACCACTCGAAAAGACCCGCTGGCTGGCTTACGATTGGTGTCTGATTCAAAAATTAAGTCGGTTCAAGACAAGGGGCGCCTGGTTCACCCAATCGCCTATGAAGTCAAGACATATCTAGATTCATTACAAAAATTATAA